A single genomic interval of Koleobacter methoxysyntrophicus harbors:
- a CDS encoding GLUG motif-containing protein codes for MSFFHRRLFRGRSSGFTLVELIAVLAVLAVLVLIAVPGYVGYTRRAYLVRLQADGRLLYEASIRYYGHHDDWPVIRPALSDEELAGVRVFDLKLMSWGDLSELRVYIAEKEGKDPSEINFYRLDGEKLKPYVLVRSSLDSYVFRNPAGELYILDPYSMPSSAGDGGTSRGPLREPAEGEIVIRTAEELAKIGRDPSYPLNAKYILKSNIDLSGYMSDGGWQPIGDLNNPFTGIFDGNGYTIKNLYINRPDTHYQGLFGYTRLAKVSNVTLESVSVTGYDYTGALAGYIYKSMISGSSSSGTVAGRQHVGGLLGMNDYYSELVFSYSTADITGIGSSRYTGGLVGTNYRGSYIRNCYAAGSVTGNSEVGGLVGLNSNGRVVGSNLEKSYSTGSVTGGSRVGGLVGYNYGSMVTGSYWDTETSGLATSAGGTGRTTAEMKQQSTFVDWDFDTVWQIDEGETYPYLRSNPQSPPPM; via the coding sequence ATGTCTTTTTTTCACCGCAGATTATTCCGCGGCCGGTCGAGCGGCTTTACACTGGTTGAGCTGATAGCGGTGCTGGCCGTGCTTGCGGTCCTTGTATTGATCGCCGTTCCCGGCTATGTCGGCTACACGCGCAGGGCGTATCTTGTGCGGCTGCAGGCCGACGGCCGGCTTTTGTATGAAGCGTCGATCAGGTATTACGGCCACCACGACGACTGGCCTGTAATCCGGCCTGCGCTTTCGGACGAAGAGCTGGCCGGCGTGCGCGTATTCGACCTGAAGCTTATGTCCTGGGGCGACCTGTCGGAGCTGAGGGTATATATAGCCGAAAAGGAGGGTAAAGACCCGTCGGAGATAAACTTTTACCGGTTAGACGGCGAGAAGCTGAAGCCTTATGTTCTGGTCCGTTCGAGCCTGGACAGTTACGTATTCCGTAACCCCGCAGGCGAACTTTATATACTGGACCCGTATTCCATGCCTTCATCTGCCGGAGACGGTGGCACATCCCGCGGTCCGCTCCGCGAGCCTGCTGAAGGCGAGATAGTGATCAGGACGGCGGAGGAATTAGCGAAGATCGGCCGCGACCCGTCGTATCCGCTGAATGCCAAATACATCTTGAAGTCCAACATTGATCTGTCGGGTTATATGTCGGATGGCGGATGGCAGCCGATCGGTGATTTGAACAATCCGTTCACCGGGATTTTTGACGGTAATGGATATACAATAAAGAACCTGTATATCAACCGTCCGGATACTCACTATCAAGGTTTATTCGGCTATACCCGCTTGGCGAAGGTCAGCAACGTAACGCTGGAATCCGTATCTGTAACCGGTTACGACTATACGGGTGCGCTGGCGGGTTATATTTATAAGAGTATGATATCCGGCAGTTCCTCGTCGGGCACTGTAGCGGGTCGTCAGCATGTTGGCGGTTTGCTGGGGATGAATGATTACTATTCTGAGCTTGTGTTTTCTTATTCGACTGCCGATATAACCGGGATAGGTAGCAGCAGATATACGGGAGGATTGGTTGGGACGAATTATCGTGGTTCATATATACGCAACTGTTATGCTGCAGGTTCGGTGACCGGCAACTCAGAAGTTGGTGGATTGGTAGGTCTTAACAGTAACGGTCGGGTAGTTGGGTCAAACCTAGAAAAATCATATTCTACAGGTTCAGTCACCGGCGGTTCCCGTGTTGGCGGCCTGGTAGGGTACAATTATGGTTCTATGGTCACTGGCAGCTACTGGGACACCGAAACCTCCGGCTTAGCGACCAGCGCCGGCGGCACGGGCAGGACGACGGCCGAGATGAAGCAGCAGTCAACCTTTGTGGATTGGGATTTCGACACCGTCTGGCAGATCGACGAGGGCGAGACGTATCCGTATCTACGTTCCAACCCTCAGTCGCCGCCGCCGATGTAA